The Streptomyces sp. CC0208 genome window below encodes:
- a CDS encoding VWA domain-containing protein, whose amino-acid sequence MSTAERLTSLVGALRTHGVSIGTGETVDAAQAVEALGFADRERLREGLAATLLHSPAQRPVFDPVFDLYFPRGVGAPDTGPADREELRERLARALAANDETLMARLAAEAVDGFGGYGNSPSSDGWSSYQTLDRLRPQTLLARVRDDVRGQQGMSGFTDRLLEDEIRRRIEAFRALVAAEARRRVAERRDRDEIARRAVAPTTDRVDFLFAGKDRLAELRRTVQPLARKLATRLAARRRRAARGSIDLRRTLRGSLSTGGVPMKPVLRRRRPARPELVLLCDVSGSVSGFSDFTMLLVQALHDQFSKVRVFAFVNRLDEVTRLLEHGAADAEGLGARIRAEATLTGWHGSSDYGVALGEFASLYGDALSPRTTVFVLGDARTNMSDPNLPAVREIAERARRVYWLNPEAGAQWGTGDSAAYEYAELVEMHECRNVRQLSALVGRLLPI is encoded by the coding sequence GTGAGCACCGCGGAGCGGCTCACCTCCCTGGTCGGCGCCCTGCGCACGCACGGTGTGAGCATCGGGACCGGTGAGACGGTGGACGCGGCGCAGGCGGTCGAGGCGCTCGGGTTCGCCGACCGCGAGCGGCTGCGGGAGGGCCTGGCGGCGACCCTGTTGCACAGCCCGGCCCAACGGCCGGTTTTCGACCCGGTGTTCGACCTGTACTTCCCGCGGGGCGTCGGCGCGCCCGACACCGGCCCCGCGGACCGGGAGGAGCTGCGCGAGCGACTCGCCAGGGCTCTGGCCGCCAACGACGAGACCCTGATGGCCCGGCTCGCGGCGGAGGCCGTCGACGGGTTCGGCGGATACGGCAACTCCCCCTCCTCGGACGGCTGGTCGTCGTACCAGACGCTCGACCGGTTGCGCCCGCAGACCCTGCTCGCGCGCGTCCGGGACGACGTGCGGGGGCAGCAGGGCATGTCCGGGTTCACAGACCGGCTCCTTGAGGACGAGATCCGGCGGCGCATCGAGGCGTTCCGCGCGCTGGTGGCGGCGGAGGCCCGGCGACGGGTGGCCGAGCGGCGGGACCGGGACGAGATCGCGAGGCGGGCAGTGGCGCCGACGACCGACCGGGTCGACTTCCTGTTCGCGGGGAAGGACCGGCTGGCCGAACTGCGGCGGACGGTCCAGCCGTTGGCCCGCAAGCTCGCCACCCGGCTCGCGGCCCGCCGCCGGCGTGCCGCGCGGGGCAGTATCGATCTGCGGCGGACGCTGCGCGGTTCGCTGTCGACGGGTGGGGTGCCGATGAAGCCGGTGCTGCGCAGGCGTCGGCCGGCCCGGCCCGAACTGGTGCTGCTGTGCGATGTGTCGGGCTCGGTTTCGGGGTTCTCGGACTTCACGATGCTGCTGGTGCAGGCGCTGCACGACCAGTTCAGCAAGGTGCGGGTGTTCGCCTTCGTCAACCGTCTCGACGAGGTCACCCGGCTCCTCGAACACGGGGCGGCCGACGCGGAGGGGCTGGGTGCGCGTATCCGCGCCGAGGCCACGCTCACGGGGTGGCACGGCAGCAGCGACTACGGCGTGGCGCTGGGCGAGTTCGCGTCTCTGTACGGGGACGCGCTGAGCCCGCGCACGACGGTGTTCGTCCTCGGTGACGCCCGCACCAACATGAGCGACCCGAACCTGCCCGCCGTCCGGGAGATCGCCGAACGGGCCCGCCGCGTCTACTGGTTGAACCCGGAGGCGGGTGCGCAGTGGGGCACAGGCGACTCGGCGGCGTACGAGTACGCCGAGTTGGTGGAGATGCACGAGTGCCGCAATGTCCGCCAGCTCAGCGCCCTGGTGGGGCGGTTGCTGCCGATCTGA
- a CDS encoding HEAT repeat domain-containing protein, with protein sequence MLGFVRTDNEALVSCLGDPQRAVAAYHELLRRGSAALDAVRAGLRDENPAVREGCCRLLDHLVDTESMDALTAMADDPDARVRIAAFHALACDRCKDDACAPGAEQVLEPALRHLADDPDPQVRMRAAELVGKFAHTDERAVMALEASRAGDPSPAVRKKAAWYAPGGTIHRRTAPRAYR encoded by the coding sequence ATGCTCGGATTCGTCAGGACCGACAACGAAGCCCTCGTCTCCTGCCTGGGCGACCCTCAGCGTGCCGTCGCCGCCTACCACGAACTGCTCCGGCGCGGCTCGGCCGCCCTGGACGCCGTCCGGGCAGGTCTGCGCGACGAGAATCCGGCCGTCCGCGAGGGCTGCTGCCGTCTGCTCGACCATCTGGTCGACACCGAGTCCATGGACGCGCTCACCGCCATGGCCGACGACCCCGACGCCCGGGTCAGGATCGCCGCGTTCCACGCGCTGGCCTGCGACCGGTGCAAGGACGACGCGTGTGCGCCGGGCGCCGAACAGGTCCTGGAACCCGCGCTGCGGCACCTGGCCGACGATCCCGACCCACAGGTGCGCATGCGGGCCGCCGAGCTCGTCGGCAAGTTCGCCCACACCGACGAGCGAGCCGTCATGGCCCTGGAGGCCAGCCGCGCCGGCGATCCGAGCCCGGCCGTCCGGAAGAAGGCGGCCTGGTACGCACCCGGCGGAACCATCCACCGGCGAACCGCTCCGCGCGCGTACCGCTGA
- a CDS encoding SDR family oxidoreductase: protein MTTIEGSVALVTGGSRGIGRALVTALYERGAKKVYATARDPRTVTHPDAVPLALEVSDPASVAAAAEQAQDVTLLINNAGASVNASFLDAPVDDVRREFETNFYGPLLVTRAFVPVIERNGGGHILNVHSVLSWLGVAGSYSASKAALWSQTNSLRLDLRPRGIEVTGLHVGYVDTDMTAKIDAPKVTPESVAAQALDGIESGAFEVLADDLTRQVKAGLAADLSALYPQLAA, encoded by the coding sequence ATGACCACCATCGAAGGTTCCGTCGCCCTGGTCACCGGCGGCAGCCGCGGCATCGGCCGGGCGCTGGTGACCGCCCTGTACGAGCGTGGGGCGAAGAAGGTGTACGCCACCGCACGCGACCCGCGGACCGTCACCCACCCCGACGCGGTACCGCTCGCCCTGGAGGTGAGCGACCCCGCCTCCGTCGCGGCCGCCGCCGAACAGGCCCAGGACGTCACCCTTTTGATCAACAACGCCGGCGCGTCCGTGAACGCGAGCTTCCTGGACGCACCCGTCGACGACGTCCGCCGCGAGTTCGAGACCAACTTCTACGGCCCGCTCCTCGTGACCCGCGCCTTCGTGCCGGTCATCGAACGCAACGGCGGCGGCCATATCCTCAACGTCCACTCGGTGCTGTCGTGGCTCGGCGTCGCCGGTTCCTACAGCGCTTCCAAGGCGGCGCTGTGGTCGCAGACCAACTCCCTGCGCCTGGACCTGAGGCCGCGCGGCATCGAGGTCACCGGACTGCATGTCGGGTACGTCGACACGGACATGACCGCGAAGATCGATGCCCCGAAGGTCACGCCCGAGAGCGTGGCCGCGCAGGCCCTCGACGGCATCGAGTCCGGCGCCTTCGAGGTACTCGCCGACGACCTGACCCGACAGGTGAAGGCCGGCCTCGCCGCGGACCTCTCGGCCCTGTATCCGCAGCTGGCGGCCTGA
- a CDS encoding NAD(P)-dependent alcohol dehydrogenase, translating into MKAVVQDRYGSADTLELREVEQPVPAADEVLVRVHAASVNAYDWHYLHGDPKIARLSFGLRAPKVRIRGRDFAGRVEAVGAEVKGLHPGDEVYGEAAGTFAEFVCAKDSETDLKPAGLSFEQAAAMPLAANTALIGLRDVARVRAGQSVLVNGASGGVGTFAVQLAKAYGAEVTGVCGARNVELVGSLGADQIVDYTREDFTRAGRRYDVVLDLVGNRSLRDLRRATAPAGTVVLSGGGVYEGGSVLGPVRLTLRGLLLSPFARQRVRQLPAKARKDNLGVLRELAEAGTIAPAVERMYPLSEAAEAIRHLEVEHARAKIVVTV; encoded by the coding sequence ATGAAGGCAGTCGTCCAGGACCGGTACGGCTCGGCGGACACACTGGAGTTGAGGGAGGTCGAGCAGCCCGTACCGGCCGCCGACGAGGTGCTCGTGCGCGTGCACGCGGCCTCGGTCAACGCCTACGACTGGCACTACCTGCACGGCGACCCGAAGATCGCCCGGCTGTCGTTCGGGCTGCGCGCGCCGAAGGTGCGGATCCGGGGCCGGGACTTCGCGGGCCGCGTCGAGGCGGTCGGCGCCGAGGTCAAGGGGCTGCATCCGGGCGACGAGGTGTACGGCGAGGCGGCCGGGACCTTCGCAGAGTTCGTGTGCGCCAAGGACAGCGAGACGGACCTCAAGCCCGCCGGCCTCTCCTTCGAGCAGGCGGCCGCGATGCCGCTGGCCGCGAACACCGCACTCATCGGACTGCGGGACGTGGCCCGCGTCAGGGCCGGGCAGTCCGTCCTGGTGAACGGCGCGTCGGGCGGTGTGGGGACCTTCGCCGTACAGCTCGCGAAGGCGTACGGCGCCGAGGTGACCGGCGTGTGCGGCGCGCGCAACGTCGAGCTCGTCGGATCGCTCGGGGCGGACCAGATCGTCGACTACACCCGGGAGGACTTCACCCGCGCCGGACGCCGCTACGACGTCGTACTGGATCTGGTGGGCAATCGCTCACTGCGCGATCTGCGGCGCGCCACGGCCCCGGCCGGGACCGTCGTCCTGTCCGGCGGTGGCGTGTACGAGGGCGGCAGCGTGCTCGGTCCGGTGCGGCTCACGCTCCGGGGACTGCTCCTGTCCCCCTTCGCCCGGCAGCGGGTGCGCCAACTCCCGGCGAAGGCACGCAAGGACAACCTGGGCGTCCTGCGGGAATTGGCCGAGGCAGGAACGATCGCCCCGGCCGTCGAGCGGATGTATCCGCTGAGCGAGGCGGCCGAGGCCATCCGGCATCTGGAGGTGGAGCACGCGCGCGCGAAGATCGTCGTCACGGTGTGA
- a CDS encoding cupin domain-containing protein — MFEVKTLDKPDERRDFPRGHLEAVHMSGLDFAVGTFEPGWRWSESVGPIAGTESCEVHHNGYVVSGRMRFVMDEGGEGEVGPGDIFVLPPGHDAWVVGDEQCVVYDFAGGMARDYAKGK, encoded by the coding sequence ATGTTTGAGGTGAAGACGCTCGACAAGCCGGACGAGCGCCGCGATTTCCCGCGTGGCCACCTCGAAGCGGTCCACATGAGCGGACTGGACTTCGCCGTGGGCACCTTCGAGCCGGGCTGGCGCTGGTCCGAGTCGGTGGGACCCATCGCGGGCACCGAGAGCTGCGAGGTCCACCACAACGGCTATGTGGTCTCGGGCCGCATGCGCTTCGTCATGGACGAGGGCGGCGAGGGCGAAGTGGGCCCCGGCGACATCTTCGTGCTGCCACCCGGGCACGACGCCTGGGTCGTCGGCGACGAGCAGTGCGTGGTCTACGACTTCGCCGGTGGCATGGCGAGGGACTACGCGAAGGGCAAGTGA
- a CDS encoding threo-3-hydroxy-L-aspartate ammonia-lyase, whose translation MTTSTPPVTLDDVREAAARLKGVAHRTPVLRSRTLDALVGAEVFLKCENFQRVGAFKFRGAYNAASRLTPDQLARGIAAYSSGNHAQAVALAARELGTSAVIVMPEDAPRSKRAATEGYGAEIVTYDRYTGDREAIAEALAAERGLALIPPYEHPHVMAGQGTAALELLEETGELGALLAPVGGGGLMAGSATAAKGLHPGIRMIGVEPEAGDDTKRSLAAGRRISIPVPKTIADGQALHTPGELTFSVNRRLVDEIALASDDEIRAAMRFAFERLKIVVEPSGASPLAALLSGRMSGLPDRIGVIVSGGNVDADRFARLCAGGD comes from the coding sequence GTGACGACCAGCACCCCGCCGGTCACCCTGGACGACGTCCGGGAGGCCGCCGCCCGGCTCAAGGGCGTCGCGCACCGCACACCGGTGCTGCGCTCGCGGACCCTCGACGCCCTGGTCGGCGCCGAGGTCTTCCTCAAGTGCGAGAACTTCCAGCGGGTCGGCGCCTTCAAGTTCCGCGGCGCCTACAACGCGGCCTCCCGGCTGACCCCGGATCAACTGGCCCGGGGCATCGCCGCCTACTCCTCCGGGAACCACGCCCAGGCCGTCGCCCTGGCCGCCCGCGAGCTCGGTACCAGCGCGGTGATCGTCATGCCCGAGGACGCCCCGCGCTCCAAGCGCGCGGCCACCGAGGGGTACGGCGCCGAGATCGTCACGTACGACCGCTACACCGGTGACCGCGAGGCCATCGCCGAGGCCCTGGCCGCCGAGCGGGGCCTGGCGCTCATCCCGCCGTACGAGCATCCGCACGTGATGGCGGGACAGGGCACGGCGGCCCTCGAACTTCTGGAGGAGACAGGAGAGTTGGGAGCCCTGCTCGCACCCGTCGGCGGGGGCGGGCTGATGGCGGGCAGCGCGACCGCCGCCAAGGGCCTGCACCCGGGCATCCGCATGATCGGCGTGGAACCGGAGGCCGGCGACGACACCAAGCGCTCCCTGGCGGCGGGGCGGCGCATCAGCATCCCGGTGCCGAAGACCATCGCCGACGGACAGGCCCTGCACACGCCCGGCGAGCTGACCTTCTCGGTGAACCGGCGCCTGGTCGACGAGATCGCACTGGCCTCCGACGACGAGATCCGCGCGGCCATGCGGTTCGCCTTCGAGCGGCTGAAGATCGTCGTGGAGCCGAGCGGCGCGAGCCCGCTGGCCGCCCTGCTCAGCGGCCGGATGAGCGGCCTGCCGGACCGGATCGGGGTGATCGTCTCCGGGGGCAATGTCGACGCGGACCGCTTCGCGCGGCTCTGCGCGGGCGGGGACTGA
- a CDS encoding PAS domain-containing protein, with protein MEAERDAIIAALTSVVDGIAATFGPVCEVVLHDYRRPERSVVAIAGSVTGRTVGGAMSQIGMRMVARGDEAADELNYVTRTDTGKLVKSSTMLLRDPSGAVFGALCVNVDATAASEVHALLGALAGIGTAPAEPPVTIFGDDIDSVVDVMLDAHRHQSWALLDRAGRLDLFRSLDERGVFAVRRAIEQVAGRLGISRASAYSYLSQSRKQANTGGPS; from the coding sequence ATGGAGGCCGAGCGGGACGCGATCATCGCCGCGCTCACATCGGTCGTCGACGGGATCGCGGCGACCTTCGGGCCGGTCTGCGAGGTGGTGCTGCACGACTACCGGAGACCGGAGAGGTCGGTGGTGGCCATCGCCGGCTCGGTGACCGGACGCACGGTGGGCGGGGCGATGAGCCAGATCGGCATGCGGATGGTGGCCCGGGGCGACGAGGCGGCCGACGAGCTGAACTACGTGACCCGGACCGACACCGGCAAGCTCGTGAAGTCGTCGACCATGCTGCTGAGGGACCCCTCCGGCGCGGTGTTCGGCGCACTGTGCGTCAATGTCGACGCAACCGCCGCGAGCGAGGTCCACGCCCTGCTGGGCGCCCTGGCCGGGATCGGCACCGCCCCCGCGGAACCACCCGTCACCATCTTCGGCGACGACATCGACTCCGTCGTCGACGTCATGCTCGACGCGCACCGGCACCAGTCGTGGGCGCTGCTCGACCGCGCCGGGCGCCTGGACCTGTTCCGCAGCCTGGACGAACGGGGCGTGTTCGCGGTCCGGCGGGCGATCGAGCAGGTGGCGGGACGGCTCGGGATCTCCCGTGCCTCCGCGTACAGCTATCTGTCCCAGTCCCGAAAACAGGCGAACACTGGAGGGCCCTCGTGA
- a CDS encoding beta-galactosidase: MPALTTSSDGFLLHGEPFRIISGAMHYFRIHPDQWTDRLRKARLMGLNTIETYLPWNLHEPEPGTLVLDGFLDLPRWLRLAQDEGLHVLLRPGPFICAEWDDGGLPAWLLADPDIRLRSSDPRFTGAFDGYLDQLLPALRPFMAAHGGPVIAVQVENEYGAYGDDTAYLKHVHQALRDRGVEELLYTCDQASAEHLAAGTLPGTLATATFGSRVEENLAALRTHQPEGPLMCSEFWVGWFDHWGGPHHVRSAADAAADLDRLLSAGASVNIYMFHGGTNFGFTNGANHKHAYEPTVTSYDYDAPLTESGDPGPKYHAFREVIAHHTATPDEPAPAPALKLPVTDVELAHRAPLLPYLRGLSSTDTETPVTMNELGVHTGYVLYRTTLPGSGDGLLRFPDGVGDRAQVFVDGASVGVLERERHDETLSVRVPHAGAVLEVLVENMGGVNYGPRIGAPKGLLGPVSFQGTELRGWECRPVPLDDLAAVPFGPSTATTDAVPAFHRGTFEVDSPADTFLSLPGWTKGQAWVNGFHLGRYWNRGPQHTLYVPAPVLRPGANELVLLELHATTGTRAQFTDTPDLGPESD, translated from the coding sequence ATGCCCGCTCTGACGACGTCCTCCGACGGTTTCCTCCTGCACGGCGAGCCGTTCCGGATCATCTCCGGAGCCATGCACTACTTCCGTATCCACCCCGACCAGTGGACCGACCGGCTGCGCAAGGCCCGGCTGATGGGCCTCAACACCATCGAGACGTATCTGCCGTGGAACCTCCACGAGCCCGAGCCCGGCACCCTGGTCCTGGACGGCTTCCTCGATCTGCCCCGGTGGCTGCGCCTCGCCCAGGACGAGGGCCTGCACGTCCTGTTGCGCCCGGGGCCGTTCATCTGCGCCGAGTGGGACGACGGCGGTCTGCCCGCCTGGCTGCTCGCGGACCCCGACATCCGGCTGCGCAGCAGCGACCCCCGTTTCACCGGGGCGTTCGACGGCTATCTCGACCAACTCCTGCCCGCACTGCGGCCGTTCATGGCGGCACACGGCGGGCCGGTGATCGCCGTGCAGGTGGAGAACGAGTACGGGGCGTACGGCGACGACACCGCGTATCTCAAGCACGTCCACCAGGCGCTGCGCGACCGCGGTGTCGAGGAGCTGCTGTACACCTGCGACCAGGCGAGCGCCGAGCACCTGGCGGCCGGTACCCTCCCGGGCACGCTCGCCACGGCCACCTTCGGCAGCCGGGTCGAGGAGAACCTGGCCGCCCTGCGCACCCATCAGCCTGAAGGCCCGCTGATGTGCTCGGAGTTCTGGGTCGGCTGGTTCGACCACTGGGGCGGACCGCACCACGTACGGTCCGCCGCCGACGCCGCGGCCGACCTGGACCGCCTGCTGTCGGCCGGCGCCTCGGTCAACATCTACATGTTCCACGGCGGCACCAACTTCGGCTTCACCAACGGCGCCAACCACAAGCACGCCTACGAGCCCACCGTCACGTCCTACGACTACGACGCCCCGCTCACCGAGAGCGGCGATCCCGGCCCCAAGTACCACGCCTTCCGCGAGGTGATCGCCCACCACACGGCCACGCCCGACGAGCCGGCCCCGGCGCCCGCACTCAAACTCCCGGTCACCGACGTCGAGTTGGCCCACCGGGCGCCGCTGCTGCCGTACCTCCGCGGGCTGTCGTCGACGGACACCGAGACCCCGGTGACGATGAACGAGCTGGGCGTGCACACCGGTTACGTGCTCTACCGCACCACGCTGCCCGGCTCGGGCGACGGGCTGCTGCGCTTCCCGGACGGCGTCGGCGACCGCGCGCAGGTCTTCGTGGACGGCGCCTCCGTGGGCGTACTGGAGCGGGAGCGGCACGACGAGACGCTGTCCGTACGCGTCCCGCACGCCGGTGCCGTTCTCGAGGTCCTGGTGGAGAACATGGGCGGGGTCAACTACGGGCCGCGTATCGGGGCGCCCAAGGGGCTGCTCGGCCCGGTGTCCTTCCAGGGCACCGAACTGCGCGGCTGGGAGTGCCGGCCCGTGCCGCTGGACGACCTGGCCGCCGTGCCGTTCGGGCCGTCCACGGCGACCACGGACGCGGTACCCGCCTTCCACCGGGGCACCTTCGAGGTGGACAGCCCGGCGGACACCTTCCTCTCCCTGCCGGGCTGGACGAAGGGCCAGGCCTGGGTCAACGGCTTCCATCTCGGCCGCTACTGGAACCGCGGCCCCCAGCACACGCTGTACGTCCCCGCTCCCGTCCTGCGCCCCGGCGCCAACGAACTGGTCCTGCTGGAGCTGCACGCCACCACCGGCACGCGCGCCCAGTTCACCGACACGCCCGACCTCGGACCGGAGAGCGATTGA
- a CDS encoding beta-galactosidase, protein MSHPHRLRLPSPAGPPLTGHLPFADAPGVPDPIEVTSRWLTRGGRPWFPVSGEFHYSRYPAGEWEEELLKMKAGGVTAVASYLIWIHHEEIEGRVRFDGDRDLRRFAELCARHGLDFIPRVGPWSHAEVRGGGLPDWVLARDCVPRTDDPVYLDAVRTWFAAIAEQLDGLDRAHGGPVVAIQIENELYDQPGHLLTLKRMAQEAGLSAPLWTSTAWGGVQLPPDELLPLYGGYTEAFWTEADGGWPDTCRKHFFFTHQRDDEGIGSDLRPVRVRGSAPDAFADRFPWATCELGGGMAVSYHRRPYVDPDDIGALGLTKIGCGSVWQGYYMFHGGTNPAGELSTLQESHATGYPNDLPVLMYDFQAPLGEYGQYRRTYHELRLQHLLLADFGHLIAPMESVLPERRPDGQFDRETLRWAVRGDGTAGFLFVNNHQPHEQLPERPETSFTVDFPSGGGELTLPSAPVTVPSGAYFCWPLRLDVAGLRLEWATAQPVCTVDVDGCTVLVLAATDGIAPELALDAATVSAVRTPTGDVVPAGDRLLVTGLRPGTDALVEVDTAEGGRVGLLVLDAARARTVYRGEAWGAARLVLSGDGVVFDRDAVRLHGSGTATSFAVLPAPERAPVVDGVRAEAVTDGVFTRYAVPAAPAVEGSAPEVTLVRAAGRAPETVTGVLGRASAPADKWFDTVAAEYHVEVPDGLPPGTLLRLHWSGDVGRAYVGDSLVADQFWSGRVWDIGLDRIPADALRAEGLRLRVLPLHAQAPVHLPEQAHGARETAAVTHAEWITRHTWSVPAA, encoded by the coding sequence ATGTCCCACCCGCATCGCCTGCGCCTCCCCTCCCCCGCCGGGCCTCCGCTGACCGGGCACCTGCCCTTCGCGGACGCCCCCGGGGTGCCCGATCCGATCGAGGTCACCAGCCGCTGGCTCACCCGCGGCGGCCGCCCGTGGTTCCCGGTGTCCGGCGAGTTCCACTACTCCCGCTACCCCGCCGGGGAGTGGGAGGAGGAGCTGCTGAAGATGAAGGCGGGCGGTGTCACCGCTGTCGCCAGTTACCTCATCTGGATCCACCACGAGGAGATCGAGGGCCGCGTCCGCTTCGACGGCGACCGCGACCTGCGCCGCTTCGCCGAGCTGTGCGCCCGGCACGGCCTGGACTTCATCCCCCGCGTCGGCCCCTGGTCGCACGCGGAGGTCCGGGGCGGCGGACTGCCCGACTGGGTGCTGGCCCGCGACTGCGTGCCCCGCACCGACGACCCGGTGTACCTGGACGCCGTACGCACCTGGTTCGCGGCGATCGCCGAGCAGTTGGACGGCCTCGACCGGGCCCACGGCGGGCCGGTCGTGGCGATCCAGATCGAGAACGAGCTCTACGACCAGCCCGGCCACCTGCTGACGCTGAAGCGGATGGCCCAGGAGGCCGGACTGAGCGCGCCCCTGTGGACGTCGACCGCCTGGGGTGGTGTGCAACTCCCGCCGGACGAACTGCTTCCGCTGTACGGCGGTTACACGGAGGCCTTCTGGACCGAGGCCGACGGCGGCTGGCCCGACACCTGCCGCAAGCACTTCTTCTTCACCCACCAGCGCGACGACGAGGGCATCGGATCCGACCTGCGCCCGGTGCGCGTACGCGGCAGCGCGCCCGACGCGTTCGCGGACCGGTTCCCCTGGGCCACCTGCGAGTTGGGCGGAGGCATGGCGGTGTCGTACCACCGTCGGCCGTACGTCGACCCCGACGACATCGGCGCGCTCGGCCTCACCAAGATCGGCTGCGGCTCGGTCTGGCAGGGCTACTACATGTTCCACGGCGGCACCAACCCGGCGGGTGAGCTCAGCACCCTCCAGGAGTCGCACGCCACCGGCTATCCGAACGACCTGCCCGTGCTGATGTACGACTTCCAGGCCCCGCTCGGCGAGTACGGTCAGTACCGGCGGACCTACCACGAACTTCGGCTCCAGCACCTGCTGTTGGCGGACTTCGGGCACCTGATCGCCCCCATGGAGTCCGTACTGCCCGAGCGGCGGCCGGACGGGCAGTTCGACCGGGAGACCCTGCGCTGGGCGGTACGCGGGGACGGCACCGCGGGCTTCCTGTTCGTCAACAACCACCAGCCGCACGAGCAGCTGCCGGAGCGCCCCGAGACGTCCTTCACGGTCGACTTTCCTTCAGGCGGAGGTGAGTTGACCCTGCCCAGCGCTCCCGTCACGGTCCCGAGCGGCGCGTACTTCTGCTGGCCGCTGCGTCTGGACGTGGCCGGTCTGCGGCTGGAGTGGGCCACCGCCCAGCCGGTGTGCACGGTCGACGTCGACGGCTGTACGGTCCTGGTGCTGGCCGCGACGGACGGCATCGCGCCCGAACTCGCCCTCGACGCGGCCACGGTGTCGGCCGTGCGCACGCCCACCGGGGATGTCGTCCCGGCCGGCGACCGGCTGCTGGTGACCGGGCTGCGGCCCGGCACCGACGCCCTCGTGGAGGTGGACACCGCCGAGGGCGGGAGGGTCGGTCTGCTGGTGCTGGACGCGGCAAGGGCCCGTACCGTCTACCGGGGCGAGGCGTGGGGTGCCGCGCGGCTGGTGCTGAGCGGGGACGGCGTGGTCTTCGACCGGGACGCGGTACGGCTGCACGGTTCGGGGACGGCGACATCGTTCGCCGTGCTGCCCGCGCCCGAGCGGGCGCCCGTGGTGGACGGGGTGCGGGCGGAGGCGGTCACGGACGGGGTGTTCACCCGTTACGCGGTCCCGGCGGCGCCGGCCGTCGAGGGCTCCGCGCCCGAGGTGACCCTCGTGCGGGCCGCCGGGCGCGCCCCCGAGACCGTCACCGGTGTCCTGGGCCGGGCGAGCGCGCCGGCCGACAAGTGGTTCGACACCGTGGCCGCCGAGTACCACGTCGAGGTGCCGGACGGGCTGCCGCCCGGGACGCTGCTGCGGCTGCACTGGAGCGGGGACGTGGGGCGGGCGTACGTGGGGGACTCGCTGGTCGCCGACCAGTTCTGGTCCGGGCGGGTCTGGGACATCGGCCTGGACCGGATTCCCGCGGACGCGCTGCGCGCCGAGGGTCTGCGGCTGCGGGTGCTGCCGCTGCACGCGCAGGCGCCGGTCCATCTGCCCGAGCAGGCGCACGGTGCCCGGGAGACGGCCGCCGTCACGCACGCCGAGTGGATCACCCGGCACACCTGGTCGGTCCCGGCGGCCTGA
- a CDS encoding LacI family DNA-binding transcriptional regulator, translated as MTPSPAEGAAPKGRSRRNFAGSRPVMDDVARLAGVSKQTVSRVLNEHPSVRPETREAVLTAMRTLGYRPSRSARSLASGRTRMLGVITFDAARYGPAAILTAINSAAQEAGYLLSSISLDSAERDTVVEAVDRLSAEGADGVIAIAPQLWVGHALADTRLDTPLVVLENGFDAETERVTGDSREGARKATEHLLGLGHPTVWHIAGPSGWTSADQRLTSWRSTLEAAGVPVPEPLFGDWSADSGYHLGRRLSRRADVTAVFVSNDQMALGALHAFHEAGRSVPGEISVVGYDDIPEAAHLLPPLTTVRTDFAEIGTRSLRLLLSRIDDSAPPPPDSLVPVDLVIRASSGAAPGR; from the coding sequence ATGACTCCAAGCCCCGCCGAGGGAGCCGCACCGAAGGGGCGCAGCCGACGCAACTTCGCCGGTTCGCGTCCGGTGATGGACGACGTGGCCCGGCTGGCCGGTGTCTCCAAGCAGACCGTCTCCCGGGTGCTCAACGAGCATCCGTCCGTCCGCCCGGAGACCCGCGAGGCGGTCCTGACGGCCATGCGGACCCTCGGCTACCGGCCCAGCCGCAGCGCCCGTTCGCTGGCCAGCGGACGAACCCGGATGCTCGGGGTGATCACCTTCGACGCCGCGCGCTACGGGCCCGCCGCGATCCTCACCGCCATCAACTCCGCGGCCCAGGAGGCCGGTTATCTGCTGAGCTCCATCTCCCTGGACTCGGCCGAGCGCGACACGGTCGTCGAGGCCGTCGACCGGCTCTCCGCCGAGGGCGCGGACGGCGTGATCGCCATCGCCCCGCAGCTGTGGGTGGGCCACGCTCTGGCGGACACCCGTCTGGACACCCCGCTGGTGGTGCTGGAGAACGGCTTCGACGCGGAGACCGAGCGGGTCACCGGTGACTCGCGGGAGGGTGCCCGCAAGGCCACCGAGCACCTGCTGGGGCTCGGCCACCCGACCGTCTGGCACATCGCGGGCCCGAGCGGCTGGACCTCCGCCGACCAGCGTCTGACGAGCTGGCGCTCCACGCTGGAGGCGGCCGGAGTACCGGTCCCCGAGCCGCTGTTCGGCGACTGGAGCGCCGACTCCGGCTACCACCTGGGCCGCCGGCTGTCCCGGCGCGCGGACGTCACCGCGGTGTTCGTGTCCAACGACCAGATGGCACTCGGGGCCCTGCACGCCTTCCACGAGGCGGGCCGCTCGGTGCCGGGCGAGATCAGCGTGGTGGGCTACGACGACATCCCCGAGGCCGCGCATCTGCTTCCGCCGCTGACGACCGTGCGCACCGACTTCGCGGAGATCGGCACCCGGTCCCTGCGGCTCCTGCTGAGCCGGATCGACGACTCGGCACCTCCGCCGCCCGACTCCCTCGTCCCGGTCGATCTCGTGATCCGCGCGAGCAGCGGGGCGGCGCCGGGGCGCTGA